From one Microlunatus sp. Gsoil 973 genomic stretch:
- a CDS encoding PPOX class F420-dependent oxidoreductase — protein MPRTIATTTTTDRDQMLDFVRPRHNLLLATQRADGRPQMSPVTGGVDPEGRIVISSYPGRAKTRNAERRPQVSVLVLSDDFGGPWIQVDGDAEVLHMPEAVDGLVEYFRCISGEHPNWDEYREAMKIQNKSLIRITPTRWGPIATGGFPSDVAARLDAAG, from the coding sequence ATGCCGCGCACCATTGCCACAACGACCACGACCGACCGGGACCAGATGCTGGACTTCGTCCGGCCCCGGCACAACCTGCTGCTGGCCACCCAGCGCGCCGACGGCCGCCCGCAGATGTCACCGGTCACCGGTGGCGTCGACCCGGAAGGCCGGATCGTCATCTCCAGCTATCCGGGGCGTGCCAAGACCCGCAACGCAGAGCGTCGACCGCAGGTGTCGGTGCTGGTGCTTTCCGACGATTTCGGCGGTCCGTGGATCCAGGTCGACGGCGATGCCGAGGTGTTGCACATGCCGGAAGCCGTCGACGGGTTGGTCGAGTACTTCCGCTGCATCTCCGGTGAGCATCCCAACTGGGACGAGTACCGCGAGGCGATGAAGATCCAGAACAAGTCCCTGATCAGGATCACTCCGACCCGGTGGGGCCCGATCGCCACCGGGGGCTTCCCGTCCGACGTCGCCGCCCGGCTGGACGCGGCCGGGTGA